The Flavobacterium sp. 20NA77.7 genome includes the window CATGAGATTTTAAAAGCAGTTCACCCTCACCCTACGATGAGTGAAGCGGTAATGGAAGCAGTCGCTGCTGCTTATGATGAAGTGATTCATATATAATAAAAATACACCATTAAAAAATCCGACTTAGTGTTAAGTCGGATTTTTTTTATGTAAACTAGTTTAATACTAAAAATAATACTAGATTTGAAACTGTTATATAAAAGCCCATTAAAATTTAATATATTATAATTACTTTCCTTATGCAAAGAATACTATACATCTTACTTGTTATTTTGTTTTCAAATTATAATTTTAGTCAAACCAACTACGAGAAGTTTAAAAAATTATATAAAGAAAACGATACTACAAAAATAAAAACATTATTTGCCGAATGGGAAAAATCTAATCCGAATGATCCCGAATTTTACACTTCTGCTTTTAATTTTTATTATTCAAAAAGTAAACAAGAAATTTTATCACTTCAAAACGAAAAACCTAAAGAAGAAGGCTTTCAATTAAAAGATAGTACAGGAAATGTAGCTGGATTTTTAACTTCTAAAATTGGATACAATCCTGAAATGTTAGACAAAGCAATGTTTTATATTAATAAAGGTATTGAGAAATTTCCAAACAGACTAGACATAAGATTTGGAAAATGTTACGTATTAGGACAACTTGAAGAATATGAAGCCTTTACCAATACAATCATTGAAACTATTGAATATTCAAGGATTAACAATAATAATTGGTTGTGGACAGAAGATAAAAAACAAGAAAATGCAGAAATTTTCATGTTAGATGCCATACAAGCCTATTTAGTCCAACTTTATAATACGGAAGACGATAATTTGCTTTCAAATATGATACAAATTGGAGAAATTACATTAAAATATTACCCAAAAAACATTGAAATATTATCAACTACTGCCGTGGCATTGATGCTTACGAAGAAGTATGACAGAGCTATTGATTATCTAAAACAAGGAGAAAAACTAAATCCAAAAGATTATATTGTTTTAAATAATATAGCTCAAGCCTATAAAATGAAAGGTGATACAAAAAATGCAATACAATATTATGAACTAACAGAAAAATATGGCGATGAAAAAGCCAAACAGCAAGCAAAAGAAAACTTACTAGAATTAAAAAAATAAAAAAAATCCGATTTGAAATTTCAAATCGGATTTTTTTATGACAATACTACTATATCCCTGCAATAGTTTTTAACTCATTTACAAAGCGTAGTGCTAATCCATCTGCATCGTTTTGCGTAGATGCCTCCGTATAAATTCGAATAATAGGTTCTGTGTTTGATTTTCTTAAATGAACCCATTCATTGGCAAAATCTATTTTCACCCCATCAATTGTAGATAGTGAGCTTGTTGAACTATCATTTTTATAAGTCGCTGTTAACGTTTCTAAAATGGCATCTACATCTAGTTGCGGTGTTAATTCAATTTTGTTTTTACTCATAAAATAGTGCGGATAACTTGCACGTAATTCGGCAACCGTTTTATCTTGTCCCGCCAAATAGGTTAAAAACAACGCTACGCCAACCAAACTATCTCTACCATAATGTAATTCTGGATAAATAATTCCTCCATTTCCTTCACCACCAATTATGGCGTTGGTTTTTTTCATTAATTCTACTACATTCACTTCACCAACGGCACTGGCTTGATAGCTTCCATTATGCTTTTCGGTTATATCTCTTAACGCACGAGACGAAGATAAGTTTGATACTGTATTACCTGGTGTTTTACTTAGCACATAATCAGCAACTGCAACCAAAGTATATTCTTCACCAAACATTTCGCCATCATTAGATATAAACGCTAAACGGTCAACATCAGGATCTACAACAATTCCAAAATCAGCTTGTTCTGCTACAACTAAATTACAAATATCTGTCAAATGTTCTTTTAAAGGTTCTGGATTATGAGGAAAATGTCCATTGGGCTCACAATATAATTTTACAACTTCAACACCCATTTCTTCAAGTAATTTAGGAATAATAATACCTCCTGAAGAATTTACGCCATCTACAACTACCTTGTATTTTTTTGCTTTTACCACATCACTATTTACTAAAGGTAACGCCAACACTTCATCGATATGAATATCCATATATGAATCGTTAACAAACACCTCACCTAGTGTATCAACATCTACAAAATCAAAAGCTTCTGCATCTGCAATTTCTAATATTTGAGCGCCTTCTGCCCCACTTAAAAATTCGCCTTTAGCATTTAATAATTTTAAGGCGTTCCATTGTTTAGGATTATGAGAAGCGGTTAAAATAATACCACCATCTGCATTTTCTAGAGGTACTGCTACTTCAACAGTTGGAGTTGTAGACAAACCTAAATCAACAACATCTATACCTAAGCCAACGAGTGTATTGACAACTAAATTATGAATCATAGGACCTGAAATTCGAGCATCGCGGCCTATTACTACTTTTAACTTTCGATTAACTTGAATACTATTTTTTAAAAAAGTTCCATAGGCCGAGGCAAATTTTACTGCATCAACTGGAGTTAAATTATCTCCTACTTTACCGCCTATTGTACCTCTAATACCTGAAATTGATTTTATTAATGTCATATTTTATTTTAAATATATAATGCTAATTAGTTTAAGCAAAGATAAAAAGGAAAACCTTGATTATACCAAAAACTCCCAAAGAATTTTATATATTTACGGAGATTGAAAAAAAAATGAATTTAGATTTTTAATTACCTTGAATTATTTAGCACACATTTACTTATCTGGTGATAATGATTTTATCAAAATTGGCAACTTCATGGCAGACAGCGTGAAAGGAAGTCAATTTAAGAGCTATGAAAATGAAATTCAAAAAGGTATTCTTTTACATCGATTTATTGATTCATTTACAGATTTTCATCCTGTTTACAGAAAAAGCAAACATAGACTCCACGAAAAATACGGACATTATTCAGGTGTAATTATGGACATTTTCTATGATCATTTTTTAGCAAAAAACTGGACTTTATTTTCAACTATTTCACTGCATCTGTATAGTCAAAATTTTTATGATTTAGTAACTTTGCATTTTGACAAACTCACCGAAAAAACACAAAAAATGCTACCTTATATGATTCAGCATAATTGGCTAGCGTCTTATGCAACAATTGAAGGTATTGAAACCATATTAATGCAAATGGATTATAGAACAAAATACAAAGGAAATATGAGTCACGCTACACACGAGCTAAAGTTGTTTTATAATGAATTTGAAACTGAGTTTTTTATTTTTTTTACCGAATTAATAAACATGTGCAAACAAAAAACAAATGAATTGCATGAACTTTTGTAACGAACTTACTATTGCACTTCGTCAAATAGCATCGCCTGAAGATGCAATTTCTATGCGTGCTTACATGAAAGAAAATTTTTATTATTTAGGTGTTAAAACAGAAGCTCGTCGACACGTATTAAAAGAACTTATAGCTATACATGTTGATGAAGTAAAATCAAATTATAGAACCATCACGCTAGAATTATTTCAGCAACCTTACCGAGAATTGCATCAATGTGGAATTGATTTACTGTTGCAGTTTAGTAAAAAAGATTGGCAAGAAAGCGACAATGTATTATTAGAAAAGTTATTACTAACTAATTCTTGGTGGGATAGCGTTGACACACTGGCTAAATATGGTGTGGGAGCATATTTAGTAAAATTTCCTGAAAAAAAACACAGTCTAATTGAAAACTTTTCTAATTCTGATTCCATGTGGTTGCAGCGCACAGCCATTATTTTTCAACTAGGATATAAATCAAAGACGGACTTTGACTTATTAAAAGCTGAATGTTTAAAACACAGTCAATCAAATGAATTTTTTATTCAAAAAGCGATCGGTTGGGCTTTACGAGAATATGGCGCTGTAAATCCGAATGGTGTAATTGAATTTGTAAACACTGCTTCTTTTAAACCTTTAAGTAGAAAAGAAGCACTACGTAAACTAATAAAATAGTACCTTTGTTCTATGAGTTTGTTTTCAGGAATTGTAAAAAAAATTGAATCTTTTTTATTTAGTATAAAACGCTTGGTAGAACCCAGACAGTTTATCTATATATCTTCTGTTCTTGTGGGTATTTCTGCAGCTTTAGCGGTAATTGTATTGAAGTCATTTGCGCATTGGGTGTTCAAATCTTCTCAATATTTCGACAGTTTGGTTCATCTCCCTTTCAGCAACAGTACGTTACCTATTATTGGTATACTACTAACCGTTTTAGTTATTAAAAAAGTTTTGAAAGGCAAAATTGATAAAGGAACATCACAAATAATGTATGCCGTTGCTAAAACAAGAAGCGTTATGCCACCTAAACAAATGTATGCACAAATCATTACCAGTTCATTAACTGTAGGCATGGGTGGCAGCGCAGGATTAGAATCACCCATTACGATTACTGGTGCGGCTTTTGGTAGCAATTATGCCTTAAATTATAGATTAAGTTATAAAGACAGAACGTTATTATTAGCATGTGGTGTAGCTGCTGGTGTAGCTGCCGCCTTTAATGCACCTATTGCAGGCGTATTATTTGCTATTGAAGTAGTGTTGGCAGAAATCAGTTTAGCGGCTTTTACCCCACTTATTATTAGTGCTGCAACAGGAGCAATCATTTCAACAATTGTTTTAAAAGAAGACATTTTATTTAGTTTTAAACATTTATATAGTTTTAACTACCACAATATTCCCTATTACATACTTTTAGGTATACTAGCAGGTTTTGTTTCTATTCATTATGCTAGAAGTTTTAGAAAAGTAGAACACTTTTTTTCTAAGCGAAAAACAAACAGTTTCAGAAGGGCTTTATTTGGATCTGTTTTTTTAGGATTATTAATTTTTGTGTTTCCTACGCTTTTTGGTGAGGGCTACGAAAGCATTAAAATACTCGCCGATAATCACCCGGAGCACCTTGTCGAAAATTCTATTTTTGAACGATTTAGTGAACAAAAGTGGGTATTATTGGTCTTTATAAGTGCTACTATGCTTATTAAAGTTTTTGCAACGGGAATAACTTTAGGTGCTGGTGGAAATGGCGGAAATTTTGCTCCTTCACTTTTTGTAGGTTCGTATTTAGGTTTTTCAGTAGCGTATTTATGCAATATTATAGGAATCGCGAAATTACCTATTGGAAATTTTACACTAGTAGGAATGGCAGGTATTTTAAGTGGTTTATTTCATGCCCCGCTTACCGCCATTTTCTTAATTGCAGAAATAACAGGTGGTTATGAATTAATTGTTCCTTTAATGCTCGTTTCTTCAATAAGTTTTGCAATTTCTAAACGATTTGAACCTTATTCATTTGACATAAAGCATTTAGCTGACAAAGGAGAAGTTTTTACGGATGATAAAGATAAAAACATTTTACAATCTATAGACTTTAAAAAATTGATTAACAATAACTTTAGCCCTGTTACCGAATCTAAAACTTTAGAAGCATTAATTGAAAAAATTGCTACTTCTGACGATGTTATTTTCCCCGTTTTAAATGACGACACAAAGCTAATTGGGCTAATTTATTTAGATGACATTCGTCCAATCATATTTTCTGCCTTTAAAGTAAAATTTACTTCCATTACCGAAGTTATGCAACCCGTAAAAGACAGTATCGCATTTGAAGAAACTATAGAAACCATTATGAATAAGTTTGAAACATCTCAGCAATCTATTTTACCCGTTTTAAAAAATGGAATATTTATTGGTTTCTTATCCAAAGCTGCCATTTTAGAAAAATACCGAGAGCAGTTGAAAGAATTGGTAATTGAATAATTTTTTATACATTTGATAATCAACTAACAAACTCAAATTATGAAAAAATTATTTTTAAACAATGGAGCTAGTATTAATTTAGATTTTGGTTTACTACTTATCCGATTGATGATTGGCGCTTTAATGGCATTTTATGGCTACGAAAAACTAATACATTTTAACGAAATGGCTGCTTCTGATTTTTGGAGTAAAAACATCAGCTTTTTAGGAATGAGTGGAGCTGTACCTTTATCCTTAACCATTTTTGCAGAATTATTTTGTAGTTTATTACTAATTGTAGGTTTATTTTCTCGCTTTAGCCTATTAGTTTTAGGGTTTTGTATGGCTTACATTTTCTTAGTGGTATTTCCGATGCAAATACTTTCCAAAGGAGATAATGGATTTGAATTTAATTCAGCATTTACCTATTTTATTATATATATGGGCTTGCTTTTCACGGGTGTAGGCAAATATAGTTTAGATGCCAAAATGTTTAGTAAATAGCAAGACTACCATTCCTGGTAATTAAGTATTGATTTTCAAATCTTAAATTACAATAAAAAAAGCGACATCACTGTCGCTTTTTTATTTATACTCTTACAATATCTGCACCTAATGCTCGTAATCGTTCGTCTATGCGTTCGTATCCACGATCAATTTGCTCAATATTTTGTATCGTACTTGTTCCTTTTGCAGAAAGGGCAGCAATTAACAACGATATCCCAGCTCGAATGTCTGGTGAAGACATAATTGTCGCTTTCAATTGTGATTCAAAATTATGTCCCATTACCACTGCTCTGTGAGGGTCGCACAACATGATTTTTGCACCCATATCAATTAGTTTATCTACAAAGAACAGACGACTTTCAAACATTTTTTGATGAATAAGCACATCGCCTTTTGCTTGTGTAGCTACTACTAAGATAATACTCAATAAATCAGGTGTAAAACCAGGCCATGGTGCATCTGAAACGGTTAAAATAGATCCATCAATATCTGTTTTTACTTCATAACCATTAGTATGAGCAGGAATATAAATATCGTCTCCTTTTTGCTCTAAAGTAATTCCTAATTTTCTAAAAACATTTGGGATTTGCCCTAAGTTTTCCCAACTAACATCTTTAATTGTTATTTCGCTCTTAGTCATAGCTGCTAAACCTATCCAAGAACCAATTTCAATCATATCAGGTAAAATTCTATGCTCACAACCTCCCAATGCTTCAACACCTTCGATAGTTAATAAATTTGAGCCTACTCCTGTGATTTTAGCACCCATTGCATTTAGCATTTTACACAATTGTTGTAAATAAGGCTCACAGGCAGCATTATAAATTGTTGTTGTACCTTCTGCTAATACAGCCGCCATAACAATGTTTGCAGTTCCTGTTACCGAAGCTTCATCTAAAAGCATATAAGCACCTTTTAAACGCCCTTTATTTTCAACACCATAAAAATGGTCTTCTCTGTTGTATCTAAATTTTGCACCTAAATTGATAAATCCTTCAAAATGGGTATCTAAACGACGTCTTCCAATTTTGTCACCACCCGGTTTTGGAATAAATCCTTTTCCAAATCTTGCTAACAATGGACCTACTATCATGATAGAGCCACGTAAACTTCCACCTTCTTTTTTAAAGGCTTCTGTTTCTAAATAACCCACATTTACATCATCAGCTTGAAACGTATAATCGCCAGGTCCGTTCTTCTGAATTTTAACACCTAAATTTCCTAATAATGTAATTAGTTTGTTTACATCAATAATATCAGGAATGTTAGTTACTCTAACTTTTTCTGACGTCAACAATACAGGACATAACACCTGTAACGCTTCGTTTTTTGCACCTTGTGGTTGAACGATACCTTTTAACGGTTTGCCACCTTCAATTTTAAAAGTTCCCATTTAGCTGTTTTTTCTATTGTTATTTTTTTGATTCTGATTTTTATTCTGCTTAAAATTCTTATTTGAATTAGAATGATTTGGGGTTTTCTGATTCTTATTGGTAAAGAATTGTGTTTTATTAGATTGTTTTTTGTTTACCTTAATTAAATTCTGAGAGGTAGATAATTCTTCATCTGATTTTAATAAATTAATTTTTCCATCAGACAACTCATATAAATGTTCAAAAATGACATCATCGGTAACAGTTTCTTTGTTCCAACTCAAATAACATTTTTTCATATGATTAGCAATTACAATGATTAGCGCATTTTTCAATTCGCCATCTTCCCATTTACATGCTACATTAATCATATACTTAATATTATTCCCGTAAAATCTGTACTTTGGAAAATTTTGAGGATAACCTAAACGTTCAGGTTTTAAGGCAATTACCTCTTTTGTAGGAATGGGATATGGGGAATCAACATCCATTTTGAAATTAGACATGATAAATAACTGATCCCATAATTTATGTTGAAAATCGGGTACATCTCTCAAATGAGGATTAAGCGTTCCTAACACAGTAATAATATACCTAGCACCTTTATTGCGCTCTTCTCTATCTTTAATATCTGTTACTTGGTCAATTAATTTTTGTATATGTCTGCCGTATTCAGGGATAATTAAATGTTCCCTTTGCGAATTATATTCTAAAAATTCAACGGCTTCTTCTTTGGTGTATGTCATATTATATTATAGTGAAATAATTCCTTCTATGGTGGCTAACTCTTGATATTTTGCAATTACTTGGGTTGGATTTTCCATTACAACTTGTATGGAAACACTTGTATATTTGCCTGTTTTTGATGCATGCGTTTGAATTACTGCACCCATATTATCAAAAGCAATTTCAATTTTATCAATTTTATCTTTACTTGTTGGTACAATAAATTTATACAAATATTCTGAAGGCCAAGAAGTTGAATCTTCTAATTCATCTTTAAGTCTTACGTAAAAATCTGCTGTTTTTTTATCCATTTCTAACTGCCTATAAAACTACAAATATACATTTATATACCATTAATTAAAAATATTAGTAATTAAGAATTTTAAAAGAAGGAATTAATTTCAAAAAAATAGTATTTTTGAACTTTTTAGACGAAAAATGAATAAACAAATAATACTACTCATCGGCGGACCAAGTTCTGGTAAAACAACACTAATTAATCATCTTGAAGAAGAAGGTTATATTTGTTACCCCGAAATCTCAAGAGAAGTAACTTTAAAAGCTCGAGAAAAAGGTATTGACCATCTGTTTTTAGAAGACCCCTTACTTTTTAGCGAACTTTTGCTAGAAGGCAGAATTAATCAATTTGAACAAGCAAATAAAGAAGCTCAAACGGTTTTTATAGATAGAGGAATTCCTGATGTTGTGGCTTATATGGATTTTATAGGCGATACCTATTCAGAAAAGTTTAATGAGGCTTGTATCAAATATAAATATGATAAAGTATTTTTATTACCGCCTTGGGAAGAAATCTACACCAGTGATACTGTGCGTTATGAAAGCTATGAAGAAGCCATGCAAATTCATGATTTTTTAGTAAACACCTATAGTAGATATGGGTATGACTTAATTGAGGTACCAAAAGTTTCAGTAGAAAATAGATACCAATTTATTATTGATCATTTGTAATATTTTTCATTTTGATGGATAGTGCGTTAAGCGTTTTAAAAAAACATTGGGGTTTTGATACATTCAGAAGTCCGCAAGAAGCTATTATTCAAAATGTTTTAGAAGGCAATGACACGTTTGCTCTTTTGCCAACCGGCGGTGGAAAATCGATTTGTTATCAAATCCCTGCGATACTAAGACCTGGAATTGCCTTAGTGATTTCTCCTTTAGTTGCTTTAATGAAAGACCAAGTTGAAAATCTAAAAAATAAAGACATTAAAGCCATTGCCTTAACAGGTGGTATTTCATTTGAAGAAACAAGCAATTTATTAGACAATTGTCAGTTTGGAAATTATAAATTGCTTTATGTTTCGCCAGAACGTTTACAACAAGAATGGGTATTAGACCGTATTAAAGAATTAGATATCAATTTAATAGCCATTGACGAAGCGCATTGTATTAGTCAATGGGGTCATGATTTTCGACCTGCTTATCTAAAAATTGGTATACTAAAATCTTTTTTTAATGTACCCTTTATTGCATTAACCGCTACAGCAACACCACGCGTACAAGAAGATATTTGTAATTTATTAGCCCTTAAAAATCCAACGGTATTTAAAAAATCATTTGCTAGAGAAAATCTTGGGTATCATGTTATCTATACGGAAGATAAAACCAGTAAATTGAAGCAAATTTTTGATAAAAATCCGCAACCTGCTATAATTTACGTACGAAACAGAAAAGCTTGTTTAGAAATAAGCAATCAGTTAAATCAATTAGGCTATCGAAGTACCTATTATCATGGTGGATTACTTCCAAAAGAAAAAGACAAAAACATGAAACTTTGGCTAGACGAAAAAGCCCTAATCATAGTTGCTACAAACGCTTTCGGAATGGGAATTGATAAGCCAAATGTAAAAACAGTTATTCATTTACAAGTACCTGAAAACATTGAAAATTATTACCAAGAAGCCGGTAGAGCAGGAAGAAATGGTCAAAAGTCTTTTGCTATACTCCTCACCCATCAATTTGATATTAAACTTACAAAAGAGCAATTTATAAGTGTATTACCAGATAAAGCTTTTCTAAAAAAAGTATATCAATGTTTAACTAATTTTTTTCAAATTGCCTATGGTGAAGGTACAACAGAAAACTATGTTTTTAATTTACATCAGTTTTGCACAAAGTACCAATTAGCCATTCAACCCACCTTTGCTTCAATACAATTTTTAGACCGTCAAGGAATAGTAACCTTTAGTAATGAAAATAATGATAAAGTTAAAATACAATTTTTAATTCCAAGCAAAGAAGTTATTCGCTATTGTAGTTTACATACCAAAGATCAAGCAATAATTGAAACATTACTTAGAACTTATCCCGGTATTTTTGAACAAGTTATTGCCGTTAATACCGCACAAATAGCTTCAAAATCTAATCATACGGAAGAACAAGTTGTGCAACTTTTACAAAAATTAGCACAACAAGAAGTCATTTCACTTCAACTCGTTACCCATGATAGTAAATTAATTTTTAATGAACCACGAGAAGATGATTACACGATTAATAGGGTTCAGAAGTTTTTGATTCAACAGAACGAACAAAAAATTGCCCAATTTTCTGCCATGCTAAATTTTGTGTTTGATACAAAGACATGTAAATCAGTTTTAATTTCAAATTATTTTGGAGAAACTGACGCTACAGATTGTGGGATGTGTTCTACCTGCATGAAAAATAAAAAAAAAGACACAAAAGTTACATATGATAGAGTTATAGAAATTTTACGTTTTGGACCTTTATCTTCGCAAGAACTACAAAGAAAAACAGATTTATCTTCAGAAGACCTTATCTTTGCACTACAATATTTATTAGACAATACTAGTATTCGTTTAAACGAAAATAAAAAATACGAATTAATTTAATGGAAGCATTACGAATTGTTTTTATGGGAACCCCAGATTTTGCTGTGGGCATATTAGATGAAATTTACACATCAGGATATAATGTAGTAGCTGTAATAACCGCACCAGACAAACCTGCTGGTAGAGGACAAAAAGTTTCTGTAAGTGCGGTAAAAACCTATGCCTTAGAAAAAAATCTTGCTTTATTACAACCGACTAATTTAAAAGACGAACAATTTTTAGCTGAATTAGCAAGCTATAATGCAAATTTACAAGTGGTTGTAGCGTTTAGAATGCTTCCAGAAGCAGTATGGAAAATGCCAAAATACGGTACATTTAACCTTCATGCGTCTTTATTACCACAATATAGAGGAGCTGCACCTATCAATTGGGCGTTAATAAATGGAGAAAAAGAAACAGGTGTAACTACTTTTTTTATAGATGAT containing:
- a CDS encoding tetratricopeptide repeat protein, whose protein sequence is MQRILYILLVILFSNYNFSQTNYEKFKKLYKENDTTKIKTLFAEWEKSNPNDPEFYTSAFNFYYSKSKQEILSLQNEKPKEEGFQLKDSTGNVAGFLTSKIGYNPEMLDKAMFYINKGIEKFPNRLDIRFGKCYVLGQLEEYEAFTNTIIETIEYSRINNNNWLWTEDKKQENAEIFMLDAIQAYLVQLYNTEDDNLLSNMIQIGEITLKYYPKNIEILSTTAVALMLTKKYDRAIDYLKQGEKLNPKDYIVLNNIAQAYKMKGDTKNAIQYYELTEKYGDEKAKQQAKENLLELKK
- the glmM gene encoding phosphoglucosamine mutase; the protein is MTLIKSISGIRGTIGGKVGDNLTPVDAVKFASAYGTFLKNSIQVNRKLKVVIGRDARISGPMIHNLVVNTLVGLGIDVVDLGLSTTPTVEVAVPLENADGGIILTASHNPKQWNALKLLNAKGEFLSGAEGAQILEIADAEAFDFVDVDTLGEVFVNDSYMDIHIDEVLALPLVNSDVVKAKKYKVVVDGVNSSGGIIIPKLLEEMGVEVVKLYCEPNGHFPHNPEPLKEHLTDICNLVVAEQADFGIVVDPDVDRLAFISNDGEMFGEEYTLVAVADYVLSKTPGNTVSNLSSSRALRDITEKHNGSYQASAVGEVNVVELMKKTNAIIGGEGNGGIIYPELHYGRDSLVGVALFLTYLAGQDKTVAELRASYPHYFMSKNKIELTPQLDVDAILETLTATYKNDSSTSSLSTIDGVKIDFANEWVHLRKSNTEPIIRIYTEASTQNDADGLALRFVNELKTIAGI
- a CDS encoding acyl carrier protein phosphodiesterase, yielding MNYLAHIYLSGDNDFIKIGNFMADSVKGSQFKSYENEIQKGILLHRFIDSFTDFHPVYRKSKHRLHEKYGHYSGVIMDIFYDHFLAKNWTLFSTISLHLYSQNFYDLVTLHFDKLTEKTQKMLPYMIQHNWLASYATIEGIETILMQMDYRTKYKGNMSHATHELKLFYNEFETEFFIFFTELINMCKQKTNELHELL
- a CDS encoding DNA alkylation repair protein, whose amino-acid sequence is MNFCNELTIALRQIASPEDAISMRAYMKENFYYLGVKTEARRHVLKELIAIHVDEVKSNYRTITLELFQQPYRELHQCGIDLLLQFSKKDWQESDNVLLEKLLLTNSWWDSVDTLAKYGVGAYLVKFPEKKHSLIENFSNSDSMWLQRTAIIFQLGYKSKTDFDLLKAECLKHSQSNEFFIQKAIGWALREYGAVNPNGVIEFVNTASFKPLSRKEALRKLIK
- a CDS encoding chloride channel protein, giving the protein MSLFSGIVKKIESFLFSIKRLVEPRQFIYISSVLVGISAALAVIVLKSFAHWVFKSSQYFDSLVHLPFSNSTLPIIGILLTVLVIKKVLKGKIDKGTSQIMYAVAKTRSVMPPKQMYAQIITSSLTVGMGGSAGLESPITITGAAFGSNYALNYRLSYKDRTLLLACGVAAGVAAAFNAPIAGVLFAIEVVLAEISLAAFTPLIISAATGAIISTIVLKEDILFSFKHLYSFNYHNIPYYILLGILAGFVSIHYARSFRKVEHFFSKRKTNSFRRALFGSVFLGLLIFVFPTLFGEGYESIKILADNHPEHLVENSIFERFSEQKWVLLVFISATMLIKVFATGITLGAGGNGGNFAPSLFVGSYLGFSVAYLCNIIGIAKLPIGNFTLVGMAGILSGLFHAPLTAIFLIAEITGGYELIVPLMLVSSISFAISKRFEPYSFDIKHLADKGEVFTDDKDKNILQSIDFKKLINNNFSPVTESKTLEALIEKIATSDDVIFPVLNDDTKLIGLIYLDDIRPIIFSAFKVKFTSITEVMQPVKDSIAFEETIETIMNKFETSQQSILPVLKNGIFIGFLSKAAILEKYREQLKELVIE
- a CDS encoding DoxX family protein is translated as MKKLFLNNGASINLDFGLLLIRLMIGALMAFYGYEKLIHFNEMAASDFWSKNISFLGMSGAVPLSLTIFAELFCSLLLIVGLFSRFSLLVLGFCMAYIFLVVFPMQILSKGDNGFEFNSAFTYFIIYMGLLFTGVGKYSLDAKMFSK
- the murA gene encoding UDP-N-acetylglucosamine 1-carboxyvinyltransferase: MGTFKIEGGKPLKGIVQPQGAKNEALQVLCPVLLTSEKVRVTNIPDIIDVNKLITLLGNLGVKIQKNGPGDYTFQADDVNVGYLETEAFKKEGGSLRGSIMIVGPLLARFGKGFIPKPGGDKIGRRRLDTHFEGFINLGAKFRYNREDHFYGVENKGRLKGAYMLLDEASVTGTANIVMAAVLAEGTTTIYNAACEPYLQQLCKMLNAMGAKITGVGSNLLTIEGVEALGGCEHRILPDMIEIGSWIGLAAMTKSEITIKDVSWENLGQIPNVFRKLGITLEQKGDDIYIPAHTNGYEVKTDIDGSILTVSDAPWPGFTPDLLSIILVVATQAKGDVLIHQKMFESRLFFVDKLIDMGAKIMLCDPHRAVVMGHNFESQLKATIMSSPDIRAGISLLIAALSAKGTSTIQNIEQIDRGYERIDERLRALGADIVRV
- a CDS encoding DUF4290 domain-containing protein; amino-acid sequence: MTYTKEEAVEFLEYNSQREHLIIPEYGRHIQKLIDQVTDIKDREERNKGARYIITVLGTLNPHLRDVPDFQHKLWDQLFIMSNFKMDVDSPYPIPTKEVIALKPERLGYPQNFPKYRFYGNNIKYMINVACKWEDGELKNALIIVIANHMKKCYLSWNKETVTDDVIFEHLYELSDGKINLLKSDEELSTSQNLIKVNKKQSNKTQFFTNKNQKTPNHSNSNKNFKQNKNQNQKNNNRKNS
- a CDS encoding DUF493 family protein translates to MDKKTADFYVRLKDELEDSTSWPSEYLYKFIVPTSKDKIDKIEIAFDNMGAVIQTHASKTGKYTSVSIQVVMENPTQVIAKYQELATIEGIISL
- a CDS encoding ATP-binding protein, with translation MNKQIILLIGGPSSGKTTLINHLEEEGYICYPEISREVTLKAREKGIDHLFLEDPLLFSELLLEGRINQFEQANKEAQTVFIDRGIPDVVAYMDFIGDTYSEKFNEACIKYKYDKVFLLPPWEEIYTSDTVRYESYEEAMQIHDFLVNTYSRYGYDLIEVPKVSVENRYQFIIDHL
- a CDS encoding RecQ family ATP-dependent DNA helicase; translation: MDSALSVLKKHWGFDTFRSPQEAIIQNVLEGNDTFALLPTGGGKSICYQIPAILRPGIALVISPLVALMKDQVENLKNKDIKAIALTGGISFEETSNLLDNCQFGNYKLLYVSPERLQQEWVLDRIKELDINLIAIDEAHCISQWGHDFRPAYLKIGILKSFFNVPFIALTATATPRVQEDICNLLALKNPTVFKKSFARENLGYHVIYTEDKTSKLKQIFDKNPQPAIIYVRNRKACLEISNQLNQLGYRSTYYHGGLLPKEKDKNMKLWLDEKALIIVATNAFGMGIDKPNVKTVIHLQVPENIENYYQEAGRAGRNGQKSFAILLTHQFDIKLTKEQFISVLPDKAFLKKVYQCLTNFFQIAYGEGTTENYVFNLHQFCTKYQLAIQPTFASIQFLDRQGIVTFSNENNDKVKIQFLIPSKEVIRYCSLHTKDQAIIETLLRTYPGIFEQVIAVNTAQIASKSNHTEEQVVQLLQKLAQQEVISLQLVTHDSKLIFNEPREDDYTINRVQKFLIQQNEQKIAQFSAMLNFVFDTKTCKSVLISNYFGETDATDCGMCSTCMKNKKKDTKVTYDRVIEILRFGPLSSQELQRKTDLSSEDLIFALQYLLDNTSIRLNENKKYELI